A single genomic interval of Armigeres subalbatus isolate Guangzhou_Male chromosome 1, GZ_Asu_2, whole genome shotgun sequence harbors:
- the LOC134203207 gene encoding ATP-binding cassette sub-family G member 8: MELRTMTTPKQQREDRRFSVPHGMHGSLPPGVADDLHAWSIYRQNLNSDFADSALGSSDKSPQPYSPQHRSNGYREEQAISNHPRYGGSKSNPLNSNMYTYLKFGLPRVFPPNGGGGGGGGGRGRNSSKANGRGRVNRGYRDSTGPGPGSSGYDSSDNETHRGRVPANLRKYRSESDFRAIGATTNSRPNSRAQGIPLAALKQANSRASIAGTHVYNPYATNQRHHNLRSQSEADLLAEWDYDDSPMYGETRLYPEEIYNTQSRRHSIAGLVYPNIQVHCLDVLPGMRGVSLQAKAGDLFAIMATSQREGTALVEALAGVRQRMSGEILVNGQQVNRRILRQLCGYVPALERAPLDPRMSVQSTLSFHAALRGPYDRSDLKERVDILVEDLGLTAVRSANVSRLTHSEKQRLNVACQLLTQSSILLLDQTTVNMDIFDTFFLVEYLRQWCSAGRMVIMTLQPPTFEILSMCSGVLLLSGGRTVYSGSRADLPRHMGQLGYPCPPFKNPADYYLDLVTLDDLSAAALLESSARIESLANSWDHINSEPPLAAPVANLPEPTRSAGFFGQIHALAKRYMSYKQPGSLLNWISRLISAAVLSLLVGSIFWDVPGSDPQLNLNDRLGFLHCILMVALWPLLILQIRDVQEDRQYAEKDLRLSLYGRFLYIIIQTTLSVLPSLCIWLAYLLPAHSMAGLYASPSNNDAIIYIYMGYLLLYLMAIQTIVLFVSHLVSCGISGTILTTLVMLLLSAVGSYSIHPRNVPDYLKWAEIISPEKWILPLLTEQEYSAETIAMQSSQQMCRNKQVQHQEIIVQQPCPPPNGTAVLVDHLLLQQDHVLDPTDMYSSTVLGLLLTCIFFFALSVFIFLTNCRNVCRSRVDRRQKRI; the protein is encoded by the exons ACAAAATCTCAATTCAGACTTCGCCGATTCGGCTCTCGGTTCATCAGACAAATCTCCACAGCCTTACAGTCCCCAGCACCGTAGCAATGGCTACCGGGAAGAGCAAGCCATCTCCAACCACCCACGCTACGGTGGATCGAAATCCAACCCACTGAACTCCAACATGTACACCTACCTCAAATTTGGCCTTCCCCGAGTGTTTCCTCCGAACGGCGGAGGAGGGGGTGGCGGTGGAGGCCGTGGTCGTAACTCATCCAAGGCAAACGGCCGAGGTCGCGTGAACCGTGGCTACCGGGACAGTACCGGTCCGGGGCCGGGATCATCAGGGTACGACAGCAGCGATAACGAAACCCATCGCGGTAGAGTGCCAGCTAATTTAAG AAAATATCGTAGCGAATCGGATTTCCGTGCAATAGGGGCGACCACCAACTCACGGCCAAACTCGAGAGCTCAAGGCATCCCCCTTGCAGCGCTGAAACAAGCCAACAGTCGGGCCAGTATAGCAGGAACCCACGTGTACAATCCATACGCCACCAATCAGCGACATCACAATCTACGGTCACAAAGTGAGGCGGACCTGCTTGCCGAGTGGGACTACGACGATTCTCCTATGTACGGTGAAACGCGGCTCTATCCGGAGGAGATCTACAACACACAAAGCCGAAGGCATTCGATAGCTGGGCTGGTGTACCCGAACATTCAGGTTCACTGTTTGGACGTACTACCGGGGATGCGAGGAGTTTCGCTGCAGGCCAAGGCCGGCGATCTATTTGCCATTATGGCCACTTCACAACGAGAGGGAACAGCACTGGTGGAAGCACTGGCCGGTGTGCG GCAACGCATGAGTGGAGAAATACTGGTAAACGGTCAACAGGTTAATCGCCGTATTCTTAGACAGTTGTGCGGTTACGTTCCGGCGTTGGAGCGAGCACCGCTTGACCCAAGGATGAGCGTTCAGAGTACGTTGTCGTTTCATGCGGCTCTCAGAGGACCATACGACCGCAGTGACCTCAAGGAGCGCGTAGACATCCTGGTGGAAGACCTCGGGCTTACCGCCGTTCGCTCAGCCAACGTATCCCGTCTGACTCATTCAGAAAAGCAAAGACTGAACGTGGCCTGCCAGCTGCTGACACAATCCTCGATACTGCTTCTGGATCAGACGACGGTCAACATGGACATCTTCGATACGTTCTTCCTGGTGGAATACCTCCGTCAATGGTGCAGTGCGGGCCGGATGGTTATCATGACCCTGCAGCCTCCGACCTTCGAAATCCTTTCCATGTGCTCCGGAGTACTCCTGCTGTCCGGTGGCCGAACAGTATACTCAGGAAGCCGAGCGGATCTACCGCGCCACATGGGTCAGCTTGGTTACCCTTGCCCTCCGTTCAAAAATCCCGCCGACTACTATCTGGACTTGGTGACACTGGATGACCTGTCCGCTGCAGCCCTGCTGGAATCATCTGCACGAATCGAATCACTAGCCAACTCGTGGGATCACATCAACTCGGAACCACCGCTCGCAGCTCCTGTTGCCAATCTGCCAGAACCTACTCGCAGCGCCGGGTTCTTCGGGCAGATACACGCTCTTGCTAAGAG GTACATGTCATACAAACAACCGGGATCGCTTTTAAATTGGATTAGCCGGTTGATCTCGGCCGCCGTACTGTCACTTCTCGTCGGAAGCATCTTTTGGGATGTTCCTGGCTCCGATCCTCAGTTGAACCTCAACGATCGATTAGG CTTCCTCCACTGCATCCTGATGGTTGCACTGTGGCCTTTGCTGATTCTTCAGATCCGAGACGTACAGGAGGATCGACAATACGCCGAGAAGGACCTCCGGTTGAGTTTGTACGGCAGATTTCTATACATCATTATACAGACGACACTCAGCGTTCTTCCCAGTCTTTGCATATGGCTGGCCTATCTGCTTCCGGCCCATAGTATGGCCGGCTTGTACGCTTCTCCGAGTAACAACGATGCAATAATTTACATTTACATGG GTTATCTGTTGCTCTACCTCATGGCCATACAAACAATAGTGCTCTTCGTTTCCCATCTCGTATCGTGCGGGATATCGGGCACGATCTTGACCACTCTGGTGATGCTGTTGCTGTCCGCCGTCGGTAGCTACTCGATCCATCCCCGAAATGTACCCGACTACCTGAAATGGGCCGAAATCATCTCGCCAGAAAAGTGGATCCTTCCGTTGCTCACCGAGCAAGAGTACAGTGCGGAAACCATCGCTATGCAATCCAGTCAACAAATGTGCCGAAACAAACAA GTTCAACACCAGGAGATCATCGTCCAACAGCCCTGCCCGCCACCGAACGGAACCGCCGTGCTGGTCGATCACCTTCTGTTGCAACAGGATCACGTGCTCGATCCGACCGATATGTACTCCTCGACTGTGCTGGGTCTCCTGCTGACGTGCATCTTCTTCTTCGCCCTGTCCGTGTTCATCTTCTTGACGAACTGTCGAAACGTGTGCCGAAGTCGAGTCGACCGACGGCAAAAGCGAATTTGA